The Oscillatoria salina IIICB1 genome has a segment encoding these proteins:
- a CDS encoding NifX-associated nitrogen fixation protein has product MTSTTTTQENKAAFVAENTFLQELVRQVRAQDHYGVYRSWSDELVLAPFVVSKEKKRQISVSGDVEPATQLRVLSFYRAVAACIEKETGKLCQVVIDLSHEGFGWSLVWTGRLMVVSRTLRDAQRFGYDSLEKLASQGEKLTKSGVETIKRFPEAANA; this is encoded by the coding sequence ATGACTTCGACAACAACAACTCAAGAAAATAAAGCCGCTTTTGTAGCTGAAAATACCTTTTTACAAGAATTAGTCAGGCAAGTTCGGGCTCAAGATCATTACGGAGTTTATCGTAGCTGGAGTGATGAATTAGTCCTCGCACCTTTTGTGGTTAGTAAAGAGAAAAAACGCCAAATTTCTGTTAGCGGAGATGTAGAACCAGCTACTCAATTAAGAGTCCTCTCTTTCTATCGCGCTGTAGCTGCTTGCATTGAGAAAGAAACAGGTAAACTTTGTCAAGTAGTTATCGATCTTAGCCATGAAGGTTTTGGTTGGTCGTTAGTCTGGACTGGTCGCTTGATGGTTGTTTCTCGGACTCTCCGCGATGCACAACGTTTTGGCTATGATTCCCTAGAAAAATTAGCTAGCCAAGGGGAAAAATTGACTAAATCGGGTGTGGAAACTATCAAGCGTTTTCCTGAAGCTGCTAATGCTTAA
- the nifN gene encoding nitrogenase iron-molybdenum cofactor biosynthesis protein NifN yields MTTVTSRKKSVAVNPLKQSQPLGAALAFLGLKGTVPLFHGSQGCTAFAKVLLVRHFREAIPLATTAMTEVSTILGGEDNVEQAILTLVEKAKPEIIALFTTGLTETRGDDMKGILRTFRESHPELDSLPIVFVSTPDYKGAMQDGFAAAVREIVATDFGSRDESLVEMLPQVTILAGSLLSPGDVAEIKQIVQDFGLKPLILPDISGSLDGHLEDEYQTTTAGGTSLEQLRNLNQSTFTLAIGESMRSPAETLQQQFGTNYEVFPQLAGLEAVDKFLWRLSQIVNSRHDPHFIKPPTVPNKYEIQRRQLQDAILDTHFYFGRKRISLALEPDLLYQTAWLLHNMGAEIQAAVTTTKSPILSDLPVDSVTIGDLEDLEDLAAGSDLIIANSQAKSLAKKLHIPLYRLGYPIYDRLGNGYRFLISYRGTIQFLFDIGNIFIEQEESQNNH; encoded by the coding sequence ATGACTACTGTTACCAGCCGTAAAAAATCCGTTGCTGTCAATCCTTTAAAACAAAGCCAACCCTTGGGTGCAGCCTTAGCATTTTTGGGATTGAAAGGTACTGTACCTTTGTTTCACGGTTCCCAAGGTTGCACTGCTTTTGCTAAAGTCCTTTTGGTACGTCATTTTCGCGAAGCAATTCCCCTAGCGACAACCGCAATGACTGAAGTATCTACGATTTTGGGTGGTGAAGATAATGTCGAACAAGCAATCCTGACTTTGGTAGAGAAAGCGAAACCGGAAATTATTGCTTTGTTTACTACAGGCTTGACTGAAACGCGCGGCGATGATATGAAGGGCATTCTGAGAACGTTTCGCGAAAGTCATCCAGAGTTAGATTCTTTACCAATCGTGTTTGTGTCTACTCCTGATTATAAGGGAGCAATGCAAGATGGTTTTGCGGCTGCTGTTCGGGAAATTGTCGCGACAGATTTTGGTAGTAGGGATGAGTCTCTAGTTGAGATGTTGCCCCAGGTAACGATTTTAGCGGGTTCGTTACTGTCACCAGGTGATGTGGCAGAAATTAAGCAGATTGTCCAAGATTTCGGCTTAAAACCGTTAATCTTGCCCGATATTTCTGGTTCGTTGGATGGACATTTAGAGGACGAATACCAAACGACGACAGCAGGAGGAACCAGTTTAGAGCAGTTGCGTAACTTAAACCAGTCTACATTCACATTGGCGATCGGGGAAAGTATGCGATCGCCAGCAGAAACTTTGCAACAACAGTTTGGCACTAACTACGAAGTTTTTCCCCAATTGGCAGGTTTGGAAGCGGTAGATAAATTTCTCTGGCGACTCTCTCAAATCGTTAATTCCCGACACGATCCTCATTTTATCAAGCCTCCTACAGTTCCTAACAAATATGAGATTCAGCGCCGTCAATTACAAGATGCGATCTTAGATACTCACTTCTATTTTGGTCGCAAACGAATTTCTCTCGCCCTAGAACCAGATTTACTTTATCAAACTGCTTGGTTATTGCATAATATGGGTGCAGAAATTCAAGCGGCAGTGACTACAACTAAATCCCCAATTTTGTCAGATTTACCTGTTGATTCGGTGACAATTGGTGATTTAGAAGATTTAGAAGATTTGGCTGCGGGTTCGGATTTAATCATTGCTAATTCTCAGGCAAAATCTCTCGCTAAAAAACTACATATTCCTCTGTATCGCCTCGGTTATCCTATTTACGATCGCCTAGGAAATGGCTATCGTTTTTTAATCAGTTATCGCGGTACTATCCAGTTTCTCTTTGACATTGGCAACATTTTTATTGAGCAAGAAGAATCACAAAATAATCATTAA
- the nifU gene encoding Fe-S cluster assembly protein NifU — MWEYTDRVMEFFYNPKNQGTILEKNEGEKVVTGEVGSIACGDALRLHLKIDETTEKIVEAKFQTFGCASAIASSSALTELLIGKTIEEALKLTNREIAEFLGGLPEEKMHCSVMGQEALEAAIYNYKGIPLETHEEDEGALVCRCFGISDVKIKRVIRENNLTTAEQVTNYVKAGGGCSSCLSDIDDLLAEVTLEKEKGLEVATEIATTKLSTAEPGKPLTNLQKITLIQQVLEEQIRPVLAEDGGDVELFDVDGEVVKVILKGACSGCASSTETLKVAIEATLKDRVLPSLTVVSV; from the coding sequence ATGTGGGAATATACCGATCGAGTAATGGAATTCTTCTATAATCCCAAAAATCAGGGAACGATTCTAGAGAAGAATGAAGGCGAAAAAGTAGTAACTGGAGAAGTAGGAAGTATTGCTTGTGGAGATGCTCTCCGCCTACATTTAAAGATTGACGAAACTACAGAAAAAATCGTTGAGGCAAAATTTCAAACCTTTGGTTGTGCTAGTGCGATCGCGTCTTCTTCTGCTTTAACTGAGTTACTAATCGGCAAAACTATTGAAGAAGCATTAAAACTTACTAACCGCGAAATTGCTGAGTTCTTGGGAGGATTACCAGAAGAAAAAATGCACTGTTCTGTAATGGGACAAGAGGCATTAGAAGCAGCTATTTATAACTACAAGGGTATTCCCTTAGAAACTCATGAAGAAGACGAAGGAGCATTGGTTTGCCGTTGTTTTGGCATCAGTGATGTCAAGATTAAACGAGTTATTCGCGAAAATAATCTCACGACTGCCGAACAAGTTACAAACTATGTTAAAGCAGGAGGCGGTTGCAGTTCGTGCTTATCCGATATCGACGATTTACTCGCAGAAGTTACTCTGGAAAAAGAGAAAGGTTTGGAGGTGGCAACAGAAATTGCTACAACTAAATTATCCACTGCCGAACCAGGAAAACCCCTCACTAATTTGCAAAAAATTACTCTCATTCAACAAGTTTTAGAGGAACAAATCCGACCAGTTTTAGCTGAAGACGGTGGTGATGTGGAACTCTTTGATGTTGATGGTGAGGTTGTCAAAGTTATTCTCAAAGGTGCTTGTAGTGGTTGCGCTAGCAGTACCGAAACTTTGAAAGTCGCTATCGAAGCAACACTCAAAGATCGCGTTTTACCTAGTCTCACAGTAGTCTCTGTCTAA
- the nifK gene encoding nitrogenase molybdenum-iron protein subunit beta, which yields MAQNVDNIQDHATLFQQPEYQELFQNKREFEGLPPNEEVQKAADWTKTWEYREKNFAREALTVNPAKACQPLGAILAAVGFEGTLPFVHGSQGCVAYFRSHFTRHFKEPFSAVSSSMTEDAAVFGGLKNMIDGLANAYTLYNPKMIAVCTTCMAEVIGDDLGAFIGNSKNEGSIPQDFPVPFAHTPSFVGSHITGYDNMMKGILTNLTEGKKKETTNGKINFIPGFETYIGNLRELKRLTSLLGVDATVLADNEDYLDSPNDGEFKMYQGGTPLEAAADAINAEQTIALQAYSTTKTREYIENQWKQGTSVIRPWGIKGTDDFLVALSQATGNPIPPELEKERGRAVDAITDTQAWVHGKKAALYGDPDLVLGLLQFLLEIGVEPVHVLVSNSNPKFEQEAKALLESSPFGQEATVWGGKDLWHMRSLLFTEPVDFLIGNSYGKYLWRDTGTPLIRIGYPIFDRHHLHRYATIGYSGAINLLNWIANGILDELDRNTIVPSKTDISYDLIR from the coding sequence ATGGCTCAGAACGTTGACAACATCCAAGACCACGCTACACTGTTCCAACAACCCGAATATCAGGAACTATTCCAAAACAAACGTGAGTTTGAAGGACTACCTCCCAACGAGGAAGTACAAAAAGCAGCAGATTGGACAAAAACTTGGGAGTATCGCGAAAAGAACTTTGCCCGTGAAGCTTTAACTGTTAATCCTGCCAAAGCTTGCCAACCATTAGGTGCGATTCTTGCGGCTGTAGGTTTTGAAGGTACGTTACCCTTCGTTCATGGTTCCCAAGGATGCGTTGCTTACTTCCGTAGCCACTTCACCCGCCACTTTAAAGAACCCTTCAGTGCTGTTTCCAGTTCAATGACGGAAGATGCAGCAGTCTTTGGCGGACTGAAAAACATGATCGATGGTTTAGCCAATGCTTATACTCTCTACAACCCAAAAATGATTGCTGTCTGTACTACTTGTATGGCAGAAGTAATCGGGGATGACTTGGGTGCATTTATCGGCAACTCGAAAAACGAAGGCTCAATTCCCCAAGATTTCCCAGTTCCTTTCGCTCACACACCTAGCTTTGTCGGTTCCCACATTACGGGTTACGACAATATGATGAAAGGAATTCTTACCAACCTGACTGAAGGTAAGAAGAAAGAAACTACTAACGGTAAGATTAACTTCATCCCTGGTTTTGAAACCTATATCGGCAACCTGCGCGAATTAAAGCGTCTAACTTCTTTGTTAGGTGTAGATGCCACAGTTTTAGCCGATAACGAGGATTATTTGGATTCACCTAACGATGGCGAATTCAAGATGTACCAAGGAGGTACGCCTCTCGAAGCTGCCGCAGATGCAATTAATGCCGAGCAAACGATCGCTCTCCAAGCTTACTCCACAACTAAGACTCGCGAATACATCGAAAATCAATGGAAGCAAGGAACTTCGGTGATTCGTCCTTGGGGAATTAAAGGTACTGACGATTTCTTGGTCGCTCTTTCTCAAGCAACCGGAAATCCCATTCCCCCCGAATTAGAAAAAGAACGCGGACGCGCAGTTGATGCGATCACTGATACTCAAGCTTGGGTACATGGCAAAAAAGCAGCCCTCTACGGCGATCCCGATCTCGTCCTCGGACTGTTACAATTCTTACTCGAAATTGGTGTCGAACCAGTTCACGTATTGGTGAGCAACAGTAATCCCAAGTTTGAGCAAGAAGCTAAAGCTCTCTTAGAATCAAGTCCCTTCGGACAAGAAGCAACGGTTTGGGGCGGTAAAGACTTGTGGCATATGCGGAGTCTTCTGTTTACTGAGCCTGTTGACTTCTTAATCGGTAATTCCTACGGTAAATACCTCTGGCGCGATACCGGAACACCTTTAATCCGCATTGGTTATCCAATTTTCGATCGCCATCACCTACATCGCTATGCAACTATCGGCTACTCTGGCGCAATTAATCTACTCAATTGGATTGCTAATGGCATCCTTGATGAGTTGGATCGTAACACGATTGTTCCCTCAAAAACCGATATCTCTTACGACTTGATTCGCTAA
- a CDS encoding Mo-dependent nitrogenase C-terminal domain-containing protein — MMTSTTFNYPTAQSAQSKQATPKKKRHFDLLFPLRRWLDEIEITDNRFAHFICKLIPCSCPFERNVNFLGRTIHIPAFCKINPLYNEIMALRFRALSYLSDVCGEDIDRYIC; from the coding sequence ATGATGACTAGCACAACCTTTAACTACCCAACTGCACAATCTGCCCAAAGTAAGCAAGCTACACCTAAGAAAAAACGTCACTTCGATCTTTTGTTTCCTTTACGTCGCTGGTTGGATGAGATCGAAATTACTGATAATCGCTTTGCCCATTTTATTTGTAAATTGATTCCTTGTTCTTGTCCTTTCGAGCGTAATGTTAATTTCTTGGGACGCACTATCCACATTCCCGCTTTTTGTAAAATTAATCCTCTCTACAACGAAATTATGGCTTTACGTTTCCGGGCTTTATCCTACCTCAGTGATGTTTGTGGTGAGGATATAGACCGCTATATTTGCTAA
- a CDS encoding CCE_0567 family metalloprotein, which yields MAQFTEQTVTPEAVEELKKKVKRLNSKAGQMKMDLHDLAEGLPTDFEKLPDEAAKTYEIYRELAELKKQLKVWEKQLK from the coding sequence ATGGCTCAATTTACCGAACAAACAGTTACCCCGGAAGCAGTTGAGGAGCTAAAAAAGAAAGTCAAGCGCCTTAATAGTAAAGCAGGTCAAATGAAAATGGACTTGCACGATCTGGCGGAAGGTTTACCAACTGATTTTGAAAAGCTGCCCGATGAAGCTGCGAAAACTTACGAAATTTATCGCGAGTTAGCTGAACTAAAAAAACAACTGAAAGTATGGGAGAAGCAATTAAAATGA
- a CDS encoding DUF269 domain-containing protein produces MLTLIENPNHLSDTANLNNPFLDELVRQIRILDTTNLYRHYSNESLLSLLLTNKKECKHLQLDATLLQLIFAFYRTIAARLEQETGQITEAFINLSQEGLGSVMVVCGSLLVVSQILRNASCFGFESLDTLAGEGEKITQSAIKLAENYFEFPSLTSAQI; encoded by the coding sequence ATGCTTACTCTCATAGAAAACCCAAACCACCTAAGCGATACAGCTAACTTAAACAACCCTTTCCTCGACGAATTAGTACGCCAAATTCGCATTTTAGACACAACTAATCTGTATCGCCATTACTCAAATGAATCGCTGCTTAGTTTATTACTGACTAACAAAAAAGAATGCAAACATCTCCAACTAGATGCGACACTTCTACAACTAATTTTTGCTTTTTATCGCACAATTGCCGCTCGTTTAGAACAAGAAACAGGTCAAATAACTGAAGCATTCATTAATTTGAGTCAAGAAGGATTAGGTAGCGTAATGGTTGTTTGCGGCTCGTTGTTAGTTGTTTCCCAAATATTACGCAATGCTTCCTGTTTTGGTTTTGAATCTTTAGACACACTCGCTGGTGAAGGAGAAAAAATCACTCAAAGTGCGATTAAATTAGCCGAAAATTATTTTGAGTTTCCTTCCTTAACCTCCGCACAAATTTAA
- the nifX gene encoding nitrogen fixation protein NifX produces the protein MKVAFTTSDNVHVNAHFGWAKKIDVYEVNTEGYTFLNTLQFGGDLKEDGNEDKLVPKIEALADCTIVYVSAIGGSAAARLIRKKVTPVKSRSEEEKIEEILSKLVITLNGNPPPWLRKALQQDANKFDFEDEEVAEKEYV, from the coding sequence ATGAAAGTTGCCTTTACTACTAGCGATAATGTTCACGTCAATGCTCACTTTGGTTGGGCGAAAAAGATCGATGTTTACGAAGTTAATACAGAGGGCTATACCTTCTTAAATACTCTTCAGTTTGGTGGAGATTTAAAAGAAGATGGAAACGAAGATAAATTAGTTCCCAAAATCGAAGCTCTTGCTGACTGCACGATTGTTTATGTTTCTGCTATTGGTGGCAGTGCAGCCGCACGTTTAATTCGCAAAAAAGTGACTCCAGTTAAGTCAAGAAGCGAAGAAGAAAAAATTGAAGAAATCTTGAGTAAATTAGTGATAACCCTAAATGGTAATCCTCCACCTTGGCTCAGAAAAGCTCTTCAGCAAGACGCAAACAAATTTGATTTTGAAGATGAAGAAGTAGCCGAAAAAGAATATGTTTAA
- the nifH gene encoding nitrogenase iron protein, producing MRQIAFYGKGGIGKSTTSQNTIAALADNNRIMIVGCDPKADSTRLMLHCKAQTTILHLAAERGSVEDLELEEVLLTGYKNVKCVESGGPEPGVGCAGRGIITAINFLEEEGAYEDLDFVSYDVLGDVVCGGFAMPIREGKAQEIYIVTSGEMMAMYAANNIARGILKYAHSGGVRLGGLICNSRNVDHEVELIEELARRLGTQMIHFVPRSKAVQEAELRRMTVIEHNPTHPQADEYRTLAEKIEKNTNLVIPTPITMDELEALLVDFGLLGGEEEYQKVIEADKAQETAAV from the coding sequence ATGCGTCAAATAGCATTTTACGGAAAAGGCGGGATCGGTAAATCCACCACATCTCAAAACACGATCGCCGCTTTAGCAGACAACAACCGCATCATGATTGTCGGTTGTGACCCGAAAGCTGACTCAACCCGCTTAATGCTTCACTGTAAAGCACAAACCACGATTCTGCACTTAGCAGCAGAGCGCGGTTCCGTTGAAGACCTCGAACTCGAAGAAGTATTGCTCACAGGTTACAAAAACGTTAAGTGCGTAGAATCTGGCGGTCCAGAACCAGGTGTCGGCTGCGCTGGTCGTGGCATCATTACCGCGATCAACTTCCTCGAAGAAGAAGGAGCTTACGAAGACTTAGATTTCGTATCCTACGACGTACTAGGTGACGTTGTTTGTGGTGGTTTCGCTATGCCTATTCGTGAAGGCAAAGCCCAAGAAATCTACATCGTAACCTCCGGTGAAATGATGGCAATGTATGCCGCTAACAACATCGCACGAGGCATTCTCAAGTACGCTCACTCAGGTGGCGTTCGCTTAGGCGGTTTAATCTGCAACAGCCGTAATGTTGACCACGAAGTTGAGTTAATCGAAGAGTTAGCTCGCCGTCTGGGAACTCAAATGATTCACTTCGTACCTCGCAGCAAAGCAGTACAAGAAGCTGAACTGCGCCGGATGACCGTAATCGAACACAATCCTACTCACCCACAAGCTGATGAGTATCGGACTCTGGCTGAGAAGATTGAGAAAAACACCAACCTGGTAATTCCTACTCCAATCACGATGGATGAGTTGGAAGCTCTGCTGGTTGACTTCGGTCTACTCGGCGGTGAAGAAGAGTATCAGAAGGTTATCGAAGCTGACAAAGCTCAAGAAACTGCTGCTGTCTAG
- the nifE gene encoding nitrogenase iron-molybdenum cofactor biosynthesis protein NifE, which yields MAFKQSKVAALLNEPGCEHNHQKGVGKNKACKQQAQPGAAQGGCAFDGASIALVPITDAAHLVHGPIACAGNSWGSRGSLSSGPMTYKMGFTTDLSENDIIFGGEKKLYKAIKEVCDRYQPAAVFVYLTCVTALIGDDLDAVCQAATQKFGTPIIPVNSPGFAGTKNMGNRMAGEALLDHVVGTVEPEYTTPYDINLIGEYNIAGELWGVLPLFEKLGIRVLAKITGDARYQDVCSAHRAKLNVMICSKALINMGRKMEEKYGIPYIEESFYGIADMNRCLRNIAAKLGDRELQERVENLISEETAKLNQALIPYRSRLQGKRMVLYTGGVKSWSVISAAQDLGMEVVATSTKKSTEEDKARIKELLGKDGIMLQKGNAQELLRVIAKTKADLLVAGGRNQYTALKARIPFLDINQERHHPYAGYVGLVEMAREIDEALHSPIWAQVRKPAPWTVNSYHVAASIG from the coding sequence ATGGCATTCAAACAAAGCAAAGTCGCAGCATTGCTCAATGAACCAGGTTGCGAACATAATCATCAAAAAGGCGTAGGTAAAAATAAAGCTTGTAAACAACAAGCTCAACCTGGAGCAGCCCAAGGCGGTTGTGCTTTTGATGGCGCTTCGATCGCATTGGTCCCGATTACCGATGCTGCTCATTTGGTTCACGGTCCGATCGCCTGTGCTGGTAATTCTTGGGGCAGTCGCGGCAGTCTCTCTTCGGGTCCGATGACCTACAAAATGGGTTTCACCACCGATTTAAGCGAAAATGATATCATTTTTGGCGGTGAAAAGAAACTGTATAAAGCAATTAAGGAAGTTTGCGATCGCTATCAGCCCGCCGCAGTTTTTGTTTATTTGACTTGTGTAACTGCTTTAATTGGTGATGACCTTGATGCAGTTTGTCAAGCGGCAACTCAAAAATTCGGTACGCCGATAATTCCCGTTAATTCTCCTGGTTTTGCCGGAACGAAAAATATGGGCAACCGTATGGCGGGAGAGGCTTTACTAGACCATGTTGTCGGTACCGTCGAACCTGAATATACCACTCCTTACGATATTAATTTAATCGGCGAATACAACATTGCTGGCGAACTTTGGGGAGTGTTACCTTTATTTGAAAAATTGGGTATTCGGGTATTAGCAAAAATTACTGGCGATGCTCGTTATCAAGATGTTTGCTCCGCCCACCGCGCTAAACTCAACGTCATGATTTGCTCGAAAGCGTTGATTAATATGGGGCGGAAAATGGAGGAAAAATATGGTATTCCTTACATTGAAGAATCTTTTTATGGCATCGCTGACATGAATCGCTGTTTGCGAAATATCGCCGCCAAATTGGGCGATCGCGAATTGCAAGAACGGGTCGAAAATTTAATTAGTGAAGAAACTGCTAAACTCAATCAAGCTTTGATTCCCTACCGATCTCGCTTACAAGGAAAGCGGATGGTACTTTATACCGGAGGTGTCAAAAGTTGGTCGGTGATTTCCGCAGCCCAGGATTTAGGGATGGAAGTTGTCGCTACCAGCACCAAAAAAAGCACCGAGGAAGATAAAGCCCGGATTAAGGAATTACTCGGTAAAGATGGCATTATGCTCCAAAAAGGTAATGCTCAAGAACTATTACGCGTCATCGCCAAAACTAAAGCCGATTTACTCGTCGCTGGCGGACGCAACCAGTATACCGCCCTCAAAGCCAGAATTCCTTTCCTCGATATCAACCAAGAACGCCATCATCCCTACGCTGGATATGTCGGCTTAGTCGAAATGGCGCGAGAAATCGATGAAGCCCTCCACAGCCCAATTTGGGCGCAAGTCCGCAAACCCGCACCTTGGACAGTTAACAGTTATCACGTAGCCGCATCGATCGGTTAG
- the nifD gene encoding nitrogenase molybdenum-iron protein alpha chain: MATVEDNKQLIQEVLETYPEKAQKKRKQHLNVYEEGKSDCGVKSNKKSLPGVMTTRGCAYAGSKGVVWGPVKDMVHISHGPVGCGYYSWSGRRNYYIGTTGIDTFGTMQFTSDFQERDIVFGGDKKLTKLIHEIEELFPLNNGISIQSECPIGLIGDDIEAVARKTSKEIGKTVVPVRCEGFRGVSQSLGHHIANDSIRDWVFDKADNEESDWESTPYDVAIIGDYNIGGDAWSSRILLEEMGLRVVAQWSGDGTLEEMKNTPKVKLNLVHCYRSMNYISRHMEEKYGVPWHEYNFFGPTKIAESLRAIAEFFDDTIKEGAERVIAKYKADAEAVIAKYRPRLEGKKVMMMVGGLRPRHVVPAFYDLGMEVIGTGYEFGHGDDYKRTTNYVEDATLIYDDVTGYEFEKFVEALKPDLVASGIKEKYVFQKMALPFRQMHSWDYSGPYHGYDGFAIFARDMDLALNSPTWDLIKAPWKK, encoded by the coding sequence ATGGCAACTGTAGAAGACAACAAACAACTTATCCAAGAGGTTCTGGAAACTTATCCCGAAAAAGCCCAGAAAAAGCGCAAACAACACCTCAATGTTTACGAAGAAGGCAAATCTGACTGCGGCGTTAAATCCAACAAAAAATCCCTTCCTGGCGTAATGACCACTCGTGGTTGTGCTTATGCAGGTTCTAAAGGGGTGGTTTGGGGTCCAGTTAAAGATATGGTTCATATTTCACATGGACCTGTGGGCTGCGGTTATTACTCTTGGTCAGGTCGCCGTAACTACTACATCGGTACTACTGGTATTGATACCTTCGGTACAATGCAGTTTACCTCCGACTTCCAAGAACGGGATATCGTCTTCGGCGGTGACAAAAAACTCACCAAACTCATCCACGAAATTGAAGAACTCTTCCCCCTCAATAACGGGATCTCAATTCAGTCTGAATGTCCCATTGGTTTAATTGGAGACGACATCGAAGCTGTTGCTCGTAAAACCAGTAAAGAAATCGGCAAAACCGTAGTTCCCGTCCGTTGTGAAGGCTTCCGGGGTGTATCTCAGTCCTTGGGACACCACATCGCCAACGACTCAATTCGTGACTGGGTATTCGACAAAGCAGACAACGAAGAATCAGATTGGGAAAGCACACCTTATGATGTAGCCATCATCGGCGACTACAACATCGGTGGTGACGCTTGGTCTTCCCGAATTTTACTCGAAGAAATGGGCTTGCGGGTAGTGGCACAATGGTCTGGGGATGGAACCCTAGAAGAAATGAAGAATACCCCCAAAGTCAAACTAAATCTCGTCCACTGCTACCGCTCGATGAACTACATCAGCCGTCACATGGAAGAGAAATACGGTGTTCCCTGGCACGAGTATAACTTCTTCGGTCCGACCAAAATCGCCGAATCCCTGCGGGCGATCGCTGAATTCTTCGATGACACAATCAAAGAAGGTGCAGAACGAGTAATTGCTAAATACAAAGCTGACGCTGAAGCAGTCATCGCTAAATATCGTCCTCGCCTTGAAGGTAAGAAAGTAATGATGATGGTTGGCGGTTTGCGTCCTCGCCACGTCGTCCCCGCATTCTACGATCTCGGCATGGAAGTTATCGGTACTGGCTATGAATTCGGTCACGGTGACGACTACAAACGCACCACCAACTACGTCGAGGATGCAACCTTAATTTATGACGACGTAACCGGATACGAATTCGAGAAATTTGTCGAAGCCCTCAAACCTGACTTAGTAGCTTCCGGCATCAAAGAGAAGTATGTCTTCCAGAAAATGGCATTACCCTTCCGCCAAATGCACTCTTGGGATTATTCCGGTCCCTACCACGGTTACGACGGTTTCGCCATCTTCGCTCGCGACATGGACTTAGCACTCAACAGTCCAACTTGGGACTTAATCAAAGCCCCTTGGAAGAAGTAA